A region from the Brassica napus cultivar Da-Ae chromosome C8, Da-Ae, whole genome shotgun sequence genome encodes:
- the LOC106383133 gene encoding aluminum-activated malate transporter 1-like, with protein MEKLREIVREGRRVGEEDPRRIVHSFKVGVALVLVSSFYYYQPFGPFTDYFGINAMWAVMTVVVVFEFSVGATLSKGLNRGVATLVAGGLALGAHQLASLSGRTIEPILLATFVFVTAALATFVRFFPRVKATFDYGMLIFILTFSLISLSQFRDEEILDLAESRLSTVLVGGVSCILISIFVCPVWAGQDLHSLLVSNLDTLSHFLQEFGDEYFEARTYGNIKVVEKRRRNLERYKSVLNSKSDEDSLANFAKWEPPHGKFGFRHPWKQYLVVAALVRQCAHRIDALNSYINSNFQIPIDIKKKLEEPFRRMSLESGKAMKEASISLKKMTKSSSYDIHIINSQSACKALSTLLKSGILNDVEPLQMVSLLTTVSLLNDIVNITEKISESVRELASAARFRNKMKPTEPSVSLKKLDSGSTGCAMPINSRDGDHVVTILLSDDDKDDIDDDDTSNIVLDDDTINEKSEDGEIHVQTSCVREVGMMPEHSLGVRILQI; from the exons ATGGAGAAACTGAGAGAGATAGTGAGAGAAGGAAGGAGGGTAGGAGAAGAAGATCCGAGAAGAATAGTTCATTCTTTCAAAGTAGGGGTTGCTCTTGTTTTGGTCTCTTCTTTCTATTATTACCAACCTTTCGGTCCTTTTACGGATTACTTCGGTATCAATGCAATGTGGGCTGTCATGACCGTCGTTGTTGTCTTCGAATTCTCCGTAG GGGCCACACTTAGTAAAGGACTAAATCGAGGAGTGGCAACATTAGTAGCAGGAGGACTAGCACTTGGAGCTCATCAGCTAGCAAGTTTGTCTGGTCGAACAATAGAGCCCATTCTTCTAGCCACCTTTGTGTTTGTAACGG CTGCGTTAGCAACGTTCGTGAGGTTCTTCCCAAGGGTGAAGGCGACATTCGATTATGGGATGTTGATATTCATATTGACGTTCTCACTGATATCGTTGTCCCAGTTTAGAGACGAAGAAATATTGGATTTGGCGGAGAGCAGACTATCAACAGTGTTGGTGGGAGGAGTCAGTTGCATACTTATCTCTATCTTTGTCTGTCCTGTCTGGGCTGGACAAGACCTTCATTCTCTTCTTGTCTCCAACTTGGACACACTCTCCCACTTCCTTCAAG AGTTTGGGGATGAATATTTTGAAGCCAGAACATATGGGAACATCAAAGTGGTTGAGAAGCGGAGAAGGAATCTTGAGAGGTATAAGAGTGTTCTCAACTCAAAAAGTGATGAAGATTCTTTG GCTAATTTCGCAAAATGGGAACCGCCTCACGGCAAATTTGGATTTAGGCATCCATGGAAACAATATCTTGTCGTGGCTGCATTAGTCAGGCAATGTGCCCACCGGATTGATGCTTTGAATTCATACATCAACTCAAATTTTCAG ATCCCAATCGACATAAAGAAGAAGTTAGAAGAACCGTTTAGAAGAATGAGCTTGGAGTCAGGAAAAGCAATGAAAGAAGCATCAATTTCATTAAAGAAAATGACAAAATCATCTTCTTATGATATTCATATCATAAACTCACAGTCTGCATGCAAAGCTCTTTCCACATTACTCAAATCAGGCATCTTGAACGATGTTGAGCCTCTTCAAATGGTTTCATTGCTGACGACGGTCTCACTACTAAACGATATTGTCAATATAACCGAAAAGATCTCAGAATCTGTACGAGAGCTTGCATCCGCTGCAAGATTCAGGAACAAGATGAAGCCGACCGAACCGAGCGTGTCACTCAAGAAGTTGGATTCTGGAAGCACTGGTTGCGCCATGCCAATTAATTCTCGTGATGGCGATCATGTTGTCACGATCTTATTAAGTGATGATGATAAAGATgatattgatgatgatgatacatCAAACATTGTTCTTGATGATGATACAATCAATGAAAAATCTGAAGACGGTGAAATACATGTACAAACGAGTTGCGTACGTGAGGTCGGGATGATGCCAGAACATTCATTGGGTGTTCGTATACTTCAGATTTGA
- the LOC111198309 gene encoding aluminum-activated malate transporter 2, which translates to MKGAMEKVREIWREGRRVGKEDPRRIVHSFKVGLALALVSSFYYYQPLYDNFGVNAMWAVMTVVVVFEFSVGATLGKGINRAVATLVAGGLGVGAHHLASLSGPTIEPILLAVFVFVQAALSTFVRFFPRVKARYDYGILI; encoded by the exons ATGAAAGGTGCAATGGAAAAAGTGAGAGAGATATGGAGAGAAGGGAGGAGAGTAGGAAAAGAAGACCCAAGAAGAATAGTTCATTCTTTCAAAGTGGGACTTGCTCTTGCTTTGGTCTCTTCCTTCTACTATTATCAACCTCTCTACGATAACTTTGGTGTCAATGCAATGTGGGCTGTCATGACCGTCGTCGTCGTCTTTGAATTTTCTGTAG GTGCCACACTTGGGAAAGGAATAAATAGAGCAGTGGCAACATTAGTAGCTGGAGGACTAGGAGTTGGAGCTCATCACCTAGCAAGTTTGTCCGGTCCAACAATAGAACCTATTCTACTCGCCGTCTTTGTCTTTGTGCAAG CTGCGTTATCGACGTTCGTGAGGTTCTTCCCACGGGTGAAGGCGAGATATGATTACGGGATACTGATATGA
- the LOC111211146 gene encoding uncharacterized protein LOC111211146, producing the protein MTEKESSLSIPKLDGDYEHWAMLMENLLRSKEWWELIETGITQHGRNVTLTEAQRTELADLKLKDLKVKNYLFASIDKNVLKTIVKKDTGKDIWESLKAKYQGNTRVKSAQLQRLRRNFEVLEMKESDSITDYFSRVMMVSNDMRNLGEEMPDEKVVEKILRTLVEKFTYVVCAIEESKDIKDLSVDELQSSLLVHEQNLSKHTGEEQALKMEGGRGRGGYSNGRGGYQNRGRGSYRGGRGG; encoded by the coding sequence ATGACTGAAAAGGAGTCCTCGTTGAGCATTCCAAAGCTTGATGGAGATTATGAGCATTGGGCAATGCTCATGGAGAATTTGCTGAGATCCAAGGAGTGGTGGGAGCTGATCGAGACTGGGATCACTCAGCACGGAAGAAACGTGACGTTGACGGAAGCTCAGAGAACCGAGCTTGCAGATCTGAAGCTCAAAGACCTCAAGGTGAAGAACTATCTCTTTGCCTCCATCGACAAAAATGTTCTGAAGACGATCGTGAAGAAGGACACGGGAAAGGACATATGGGAGTCTCTGAAGGCAAAGTATCAGGGCAACACACGGGTGAAGAGTGCACAGCTTCAGAGGCTGAGAAGAAACTTTGAAGTGTTGGAGATGAAGGAGAGTGACTCAATCACGGACTACTTCTCCAGAGTCATGATGGTGTCTAACGACATGCGGAATCTTGGAGAAGAGATGCCAGATGAGAAGGTAGTCGAGAAGATCTTAAGAACACTTGTTGAAAAATTCACCTATGTGGTCTGTGCGATAGAAGAGTCAAAAGATATCAAAGACTTGTCGGTGGATGAGCTGCAGAGTTCACTACTTGTCCATGAGCAGAACCTGAGTAAACACACTGGAGAGGAACAAGCACTGAAGATGGAaggaggaagaggacgaggtgGTTATTCTAATGGACGAGGGGGATATCAGAACAGAGGAAGAGGCAGTTACAGAGGAGGTCGTGGAGGATAA